Proteins from one Bradyrhizobium amphicarpaeae genomic window:
- a CDS encoding heparinase II/III family protein yields the protein MVAAEETLAGQFVALGHTWPKRDPSNLFPAELWRLDPATGGLWPGSEHYCFDIPYRHERALGDIKCVWEINRLQFLQPLAAKVALDGDGGGAALAAVETAIQSWFDANPPFRGIAWNSGIEVALRAISLLVVSSLVGERLSGATSSRLRSILAASLYWLKRFPSRFSSANNHLIAEAAAEYLIGLAMPDLAGAAAAAAHALRVLDAEALKQIFPDGVPAEQSPTYGAFSAELLLVAHEVEPIAPATLKRLDAFADFIAWLADSDCRVPAIGDDDEGFVLAVGVRSGRYAADVASCVATIGERRGLKTFATGGYSVVRHNGWHLVFDHGPLGYLSIAAHGHADALSFTLARNGRGILVDPGTYLYHAGADWRDWFRSTAAHNTLSVSNANQSSMTGPFNWSKKANVRLETSQPGETWRLVASHDGYEASFAVRHRRSITTEQGTIIVRDQLIGQGAPRRAEISFQFAPSLEVDVGDIDCRVIENGKAILAFQFSAVGKVMLHRGGEPADGGGWVSPAFGKKMPASRLVWSGEVGEAGVTTLIKPLEGNE from the coding sequence ATGGTCGCTGCGGAAGAGACGCTGGCCGGACAATTTGTGGCACTTGGGCACACCTGGCCGAAGCGCGATCCGTCAAATCTCTTCCCTGCCGAATTGTGGCGCCTCGATCCAGCGACCGGCGGCCTGTGGCCAGGCAGCGAGCATTACTGCTTTGACATTCCCTACCGACACGAGCGCGCACTTGGCGACATCAAGTGCGTTTGGGAGATTAACCGTCTGCAATTCCTGCAGCCGCTCGCGGCAAAGGTCGCGCTCGACGGCGACGGCGGCGGCGCCGCTCTGGCCGCGGTCGAGACCGCAATCCAGAGCTGGTTTGACGCCAACCCTCCATTTCGGGGCATCGCGTGGAATTCCGGCATCGAAGTGGCGTTGCGGGCGATCAGTCTGCTCGTCGTCTCGAGTCTTGTCGGCGAGCGTTTGAGCGGGGCGACGTCGAGCCGCCTGCGCAGTATCCTTGCCGCTTCCCTCTACTGGCTAAAGCGCTTTCCTTCCCGCTTCTCGTCGGCCAACAATCATCTGATCGCGGAAGCCGCCGCCGAATACCTGATCGGCCTCGCGATGCCTGACCTTGCTGGCGCTGCCGCTGCCGCCGCGCACGCGCTCCGCGTTCTCGACGCGGAAGCGTTGAAACAGATATTCCCCGATGGCGTCCCGGCCGAGCAGTCTCCGACCTACGGTGCTTTTAGCGCCGAGCTCCTCTTGGTGGCGCATGAAGTAGAACCAATCGCTCCTGCCACCCTTAAACGCCTCGACGCGTTTGCCGATTTCATCGCCTGGCTCGCCGATTCTGATTGCCGAGTGCCCGCGATCGGCGACGACGACGAGGGATTTGTGCTAGCAGTCGGCGTGAGGAGTGGCCGCTACGCCGCGGACGTCGCCAGCTGCGTGGCAACGATCGGCGAGCGGCGGGGGCTCAAAACCTTTGCGACGGGCGGATATTCAGTCGTGCGCCATAACGGTTGGCACCTCGTCTTTGATCACGGACCACTGGGGTATCTATCAATCGCCGCCCACGGGCATGCCGACGCACTATCGTTTACCCTCGCGCGCAACGGCAGAGGGATACTCGTCGATCCCGGCACCTATCTTTATCATGCTGGCGCAGACTGGCGGGACTGGTTCCGCAGCACGGCTGCCCACAATACTCTCTCGGTCAGCAACGCAAACCAGAGCAGCATGACCGGACCATTCAACTGGTCGAAAAAAGCGAACGTCAGGCTCGAAACGTCCCAACCCGGCGAGACATGGCGCCTCGTTGCAAGCCACGACGGCTACGAGGCCTCCTTCGCCGTCCGCCATCGCCGAAGCATCACTACGGAACAAGGAACAATCATCGTGCGCGACCAACTGATCGGCCAAGGGGCGCCGCGCAGAGCTGAGATCTCATTCCAGTTCGCACCAAGCCTTGAGGTCGACGTCGGGGATATTGATTGCCGGGTCATCGAAAATGGAAAAGCAATTTTAGCGTTCCAGTTTTCGGCTGTCGGTAAGGTAATGCTTCATAGAGGAGGAGAACCTGCGGACGGCGGAGGTTGGGTTTCGCCCGCTTTCGGTAAGAAAATGCCGGCGAGCCGCCTCGTCTGGTCGGGTGAAGTCGGTGAGGCAGGAGTGACTACTTTGATCAAACCGTTGGAGGGTAACGAATGA
- a CDS encoding AMP-binding protein: MSLKTFLKSSSIGDILVRRTPLLYGHYRKLLRRTQNATADERCAARARLTSHTLRLARETAYARAQGLRGVYEDWPILEKATLRDCAETMTRKSLLPAGKAETGGSTGIPVGLTRSWQSVVFEQAALDHLVAQHGGVEWYRARIAVLRADNIKDPSDTSPPFWKLQRNGMMLAMSAVHLNANTVSAYGDALAQFKPNILWVYPSALESLCGLINGQATNIASLNMVLSSSEVLSNEVHRLGERTFGTPVLDYYGQAERVSLSYSIDGLNHYFMPLYGRVELVYSHSEEDHDLYDVIGTSYWNDAQPLVRYRTGDHARLPKGLIGPALDDIALGLRPFLGIAGRSDEFVLAPDGTRILGINHIPRGIPNIVQMQLHQRRADHVEIWIIPKTGFSEETQKLILAKARLKIPASISIEIVQVSGLHRTARGKAPLLVRHL; this comes from the coding sequence ATGTCATTGAAGACATTTTTGAAATCATCCTCGATCGGCGATATCTTAGTTCGCCGTACGCCGCTTCTCTACGGACATTATCGCAAGCTGTTGAGGCGCACTCAGAATGCTACTGCAGACGAGCGCTGCGCTGCGCGCGCGCGCCTGACTTCCCACACGCTCCGCCTTGCCCGCGAAACGGCTTATGCACGGGCTCAAGGCTTGCGCGGTGTCTATGAGGACTGGCCGATACTTGAGAAGGCCACACTGCGCGACTGTGCAGAGACCATGACCCGCAAGTCGCTGCTGCCGGCGGGCAAGGCCGAGACTGGCGGCTCAACCGGCATTCCAGTTGGCCTTACCCGATCCTGGCAATCAGTGGTATTCGAGCAAGCCGCACTTGATCATCTTGTGGCACAACATGGAGGCGTCGAATGGTACCGGGCACGAATTGCGGTGCTGCGCGCTGACAACATCAAAGACCCTTCCGATACTTCCCCACCATTTTGGAAGCTTCAGCGCAATGGCATGATGCTGGCGATGTCTGCCGTGCACCTGAATGCGAATACGGTTTCGGCTTATGGCGATGCGCTGGCTCAGTTCAAGCCAAACATTCTTTGGGTTTATCCCAGCGCTCTGGAAAGTCTTTGTGGCTTGATCAACGGACAAGCGACAAATATTGCTAGCCTGAACATGGTTCTTTCGTCATCCGAGGTCCTTTCAAATGAAGTGCACCGTCTTGGCGAAAGGACCTTCGGAACCCCCGTTCTCGATTATTATGGACAAGCCGAACGCGTGTCGCTGTCTTACTCGATTGACGGTTTAAATCACTACTTTATGCCACTCTATGGGCGTGTGGAGCTTGTTTATTCGCATTCGGAAGAGGATCACGACCTATATGACGTCATCGGAACATCTTACTGGAACGATGCCCAGCCGCTGGTCAGGTATCGTACTGGCGATCATGCCCGGCTGCCAAAGGGTCTGATTGGCCCGGCCCTCGACGATATTGCGCTGGGGCTTCGTCCCTTCCTTGGGATCGCCGGACGATCGGACGAGTTTGTCCTCGCCCCCGACGGAACCCGAATTCTCGGAATCAACCATATCCCGCGGGGTATACCTAACATAGTGCAGATGCAGCTTCATCAGCGTCGAGCAGATCACGTTGAAATCTGGATCATTCCAAAGACGGGCTTCTCGGAAGAGACACAGAAATTGATCCTAGCGAAAGCCCGCCTCAAGATCCCCGCGTCTATATCGATCGAGATTGTTCAGGTTAGCGGCCTCCACAGAACCGCGCGCGGCAAAGCTCCCTTGTTGGTGCGGCATCTATGA
- a CDS encoding glycosyltransferase family 4 protein, with amino-acid sequence MSRVPLKPPTILIATPLGKGGEGGIDRLMDALRSELDTVSLRGMRVLFGTTRGRGPLWIAPLHLGAFLSRMIGLRLMKRCDLVHVNVASSGSTARKLAVMLVARALGIPYAVHLHGALYEQFYASLSPSRQRLIKRVFRNAARVIVLGEIWRTFAVETLSVLPERVAVLPNAVPTPVRVRVPDPHGVTRLLFLGRLGERKGSRILIQALSRLNDKAGWRAVLAGDGEIEETRRAVARTGIEWRVEVPGWLDPDETATRIAASDVLVLPSFAENLPMSVIEGMAAGLAIVATPVGATPDIVKHGETGLLVPPGDVEALTVALAQLIDDSALRERLSEASVRLHREHLEIGAYARRLISLWRETATCH; translated from the coding sequence GTGTCCAGAGTTCCCCTTAAACCGCCGACGATCCTTATCGCGACGCCCCTTGGAAAGGGGGGCGAAGGAGGCATCGACAGATTGATGGATGCGTTACGCAGCGAACTTGACACCGTTTCGCTGCGCGGAATGCGCGTGCTCTTCGGCACCACGCGGGGGCGGGGACCTCTCTGGATCGCGCCGCTGCACCTTGGCGCGTTTCTCTCGCGTATGATCGGATTGAGACTGATGAAGCGCTGCGACCTCGTCCACGTGAATGTCGCTAGTTCGGGCAGCACGGCACGCAAACTTGCTGTTATGTTGGTCGCCCGCGCTCTTGGCATTCCTTACGCTGTGCATCTGCACGGGGCGCTATACGAGCAATTTTACGCCAGTCTCTCCCCTTCGCGTCAACGCCTGATAAAGCGTGTTTTCCGCAACGCCGCGCGTGTGATTGTGCTAGGTGAAATCTGGCGTACGTTCGCAGTCGAAACGCTCAGCGTTTTGCCAGAGCGGGTTGCCGTATTGCCGAATGCCGTTCCGACTCCCGTCCGGGTTCGCGTACCGGATCCGCATGGAGTCACCCGGCTTCTGTTTCTCGGCCGGCTTGGCGAGCGTAAGGGGTCGCGGATCCTAATCCAGGCCTTGTCGCGGTTAAACGATAAGGCGGGCTGGCGTGCAGTCCTTGCCGGCGACGGTGAAATCGAAGAAACGCGGCGCGCCGTTGCACGCACCGGAATCGAATGGCGCGTCGAAGTGCCGGGCTGGCTAGACCCCGACGAAACAGCGACGCGGATCGCAGCTTCCGACGTTCTCGTTCTTCCCTCCTTTGCCGAGAACTTGCCAATGTCGGTGATCGAGGGCATGGCGGCAGGCCTCGCCATTGTAGCAACTCCGGTCGGAGCTACACCAGACATCGTCAAGCATGGCGAAACCGGTCTACTTGTGCCACCGGGCGACGTCGAAGCGCTCACGGTGGCACTCGCTCAGCTCATCGACGATAGCGCTTTGCGCGAGCGGCTCAGCGAAGCCTCCGTACGCCTCCATCGGGAACATCTCGAAATAGGCGCCTACGCGCGCCGCCTAATCTCACTCTGGCGCGAGACCGCAACATGTCATTGA
- a CDS encoding glycosyltransferase encodes MIKSFVTYLPSTLFPRVVAFLTILVGTRLLTPETFGYFSLVSIIGEFADVALTNGTRIALTRFGATNGGVSRTFGLKMLAIAGGSTILAVLVASVAASALAPEEGRRVSIAVAAYIGAAALARFGLALNQASGEARRASVLESIRAIFAFGASVAAMVFYADFLPAIIAGAGANLVVGAISLASGLRQTRPALVDRADWPALRIFAARLLILALIGQAVASLDKLVLKTFQDAATLGIYAAAFAVARSGFDIVAHAFNIGGFVQLSVLANEGRGAEAQPFLRRQLGFILAVALPATAMLLSSRDVIALALFPLAYHESFHVAVPIIAVGAVMLNLKYFVYDNVFHLHLRNFLQLPPLIAGTLTGGATAMVVMPYWPLFGAALTYAIGAATVLGVTIAISTRLMPIPVPWRAIGLASGTGLAAFAASELIKVTLSAAPPLAVLLLQVLIAIVAITASLALANSAMGTRNNSLAVSFVTSDPDRITGLSSYTDSLMDALARSTAGETLFAFTNSSPATLPKARAHNSIRWIELPKKPRFLPYKIYAPLIHTFGNFIALRNGCGAYLSTAPSGSVLPLVEQFITIHDLYDLDRASRPLRTVAYANLMWRWFALVSRRIVCVSDATRDEAAAAISFAKKRMVTIKEASKFAPESPQRPDERGHFLYVANIQPTKNVECLLSALKQAEESGERLTVRWIGRDSHGILAKYSARGEMPKEFLAAGAVSEDELKKAYQRASALIVSSWKEGFCLPVLEAQALGTPVIASDIPVLREVAGEGALFFDPNQPKGLLEAMHKLRCSPRLREKLSEAALANAKLYSWERTARETLMLTTNLFEARTKLA; translated from the coding sequence ATGATCAAGTCTTTTGTTACCTACCTCCCAAGCACACTTTTTCCTAGAGTCGTCGCTTTCTTGACAATTCTAGTTGGCACGCGACTGCTGACGCCGGAAACTTTCGGCTATTTCTCTTTGGTCTCTATTATCGGCGAATTCGCCGATGTCGCTCTTACGAACGGGACTCGGATCGCGCTCACGAGATTTGGTGCGACGAATGGTGGCGTGTCCCGCACTTTTGGCTTAAAAATGCTGGCCATTGCCGGTGGCTCCACCATTTTGGCGGTTCTTGTCGCGTCGGTGGCGGCAAGCGCACTCGCTCCCGAAGAGGGGAGGCGCGTTTCTATTGCAGTTGCGGCGTACATAGGTGCGGCAGCGCTGGCTCGCTTCGGACTAGCGCTCAACCAAGCGTCGGGAGAGGCGAGGCGCGCTTCCGTTCTCGAGTCAATACGAGCCATCTTCGCTTTTGGTGCAAGCGTGGCCGCCATGGTGTTTTACGCAGACTTTCTTCCTGCGATCATCGCCGGTGCTGGCGCCAACCTCGTTGTCGGCGCGATTTCGCTCGCAAGCGGGCTGCGGCAAACACGGCCCGCACTAGTTGACCGGGCAGATTGGCCAGCGCTCCGCATCTTTGCAGCGCGCTTGCTGATTCTCGCCTTGATCGGGCAAGCCGTAGCTAGCCTAGACAAGCTAGTTCTAAAGACATTTCAAGACGCTGCGACGCTCGGGATTTATGCTGCTGCCTTCGCAGTCGCCCGTAGTGGCTTCGACATCGTTGCCCACGCCTTCAACATCGGCGGCTTCGTACAGCTTTCGGTACTAGCAAATGAAGGCCGCGGAGCCGAGGCGCAGCCCTTCCTGCGGCGCCAGCTAGGCTTCATCCTAGCCGTTGCCCTGCCTGCAACCGCAATGCTGCTGTCATCACGCGACGTCATCGCGCTTGCGCTGTTCCCTCTCGCCTATCACGAAAGTTTTCATGTCGCAGTGCCTATTATCGCCGTCGGCGCGGTGATGCTGAACCTTAAGTACTTTGTCTATGACAATGTCTTTCATCTCCACCTACGCAACTTTTTGCAGCTGCCACCGCTTATTGCAGGCACTCTTACGGGTGGCGCCACTGCCATGGTTGTTATGCCTTATTGGCCACTATTCGGCGCCGCGCTTACCTATGCGATCGGAGCTGCAACCGTGCTTGGCGTCACTATAGCGATTTCGACGCGTTTAATGCCAATCCCGGTGCCGTGGCGCGCCATCGGGCTAGCCTCTGGGACTGGCCTTGCGGCGTTCGCTGCGAGCGAACTTATCAAGGTCACCCTTTCCGCAGCGCCGCCTCTTGCTGTCTTACTACTGCAGGTATTGATAGCCATAGTAGCTATCACAGCCTCTCTGGCCCTTGCCAACTCCGCTATGGGCACTCGCAATAATTCGCTCGCGGTGTCGTTCGTGACGTCCGACCCCGATCGAATTACTGGTCTGTCGAGCTATACAGACAGCCTAATGGACGCGCTTGCGCGCAGCACCGCCGGAGAGACGCTGTTCGCATTTACGAACAGCTCACCCGCCACATTGCCGAAGGCTCGAGCGCACAACAGTATCCGCTGGATCGAGTTGCCGAAAAAGCCGCGCTTTCTTCCTTATAAGATATACGCTCCGCTCATTCATACATTCGGCAACTTTATCGCGCTGCGTAACGGGTGTGGCGCCTACCTCAGCACAGCGCCCTCCGGCAGCGTATTGCCCCTTGTCGAGCAATTCATCACCATCCATGATCTATACGATCTCGACCGTGCGAGTCGGCCTCTGCGCACAGTCGCGTATGCAAATCTAATGTGGCGATGGTTTGCGCTAGTTTCGCGGCGGATCGTCTGTGTCTCGGACGCTACGCGTGACGAAGCGGCCGCGGCAATATCTTTTGCAAAGAAACGGATGGTAACCATCAAGGAGGCGTCAAAATTTGCGCCAGAGTCTCCGCAGCGACCCGATGAACGTGGGCATTTTCTTTATGTCGCAAATATCCAGCCGACAAAAAATGTCGAATGCCTTCTCTCCGCCCTCAAACAAGCAGAAGAAAGCGGAGAGCGTCTTACAGTGCGCTGGATCGGCCGCGATTCACATGGCATACTTGCCAAATACAGTGCGCGCGGTGAGATGCCCAAGGAATTCCTCGCTGCCGGTGCCGTCTCCGAAGATGAGCTAAAGAAGGCCTACCAGCGAGCAAGTGCACTGATTGTCTCATCTTGGAAAGAAGGGTTTTGTCTCCCAGTACTTGAAGCCCAAGCGCTCGGAACACCCGTTATCGCTTCGGACATTCCGGTCTTGCGCGAAGTTGCGGGCGAAGGCGCTTTGTTCTTCGATCCTAACCAACCAAAAGGATTGTTGGAGGCAATGCACAAGCTTCGCTGTAGCCCTCGCTTGCGAGAAAAGCTGAGTGAAGCGGCTCTTGCCAATGCGAAACTTTACTCATGGGAGAGGACCGCGCGCGAGACTCTCATGCTCACAACTAACCTCTTTGAAGCCCGAACCAAGTTGGCATGA
- a CDS encoding glycosyltransferase family 4 protein, which yields MSNTLLDISAALPTGTERSLPQIEAELSYALAGRKVLIVVENLPIPFDRRVWQEARALRDAGAEVSIISPTGKGYEQREVVLEGIRIFRHPLPVEATGLKGFLLEYATALIHETWLAWKILFRHGFDTIHACNPPDLIFLVALPFKLIGKRFIFDHHDINPELFEAKFKKRGLLWRCLCLMEWLTFKTADVVISTNESYKAIARRRGGRNAEDVFVVRSGPDLSRVQPVAPDQSLVEGHRFLVGYVGVMGEQEGIDLLLSAVHHLVEVKGRFDIKFILVGGGPSLESLKELSRQMGLEEHVTFTGRAPDELLFRVLSSADVCVNPDRVNPMNDKSTMNKILEYMAFGKPIVQFDVTEGRRSAQDASLYARANDPIDFADKIEELLTDPERRATMGAIGRRRVEQELAWNFEVPKLIAAYRRAAERNGSKGDFSARS from the coding sequence ATGTCGAACACGCTGCTTGATATTTCGGCGGCCTTACCGACGGGGACAGAACGATCCCTTCCTCAAATTGAGGCGGAGCTGTCCTATGCGCTTGCCGGACGCAAGGTTTTGATCGTTGTCGAGAACCTGCCAATACCTTTCGATCGGCGCGTCTGGCAAGAGGCGCGTGCGCTTCGCGATGCCGGTGCTGAAGTGTCGATCATCAGCCCAACTGGTAAGGGCTATGAGCAGCGCGAGGTCGTGCTTGAGGGCATTCGCATATTCCGCCATCCGCTTCCGGTCGAGGCAACTGGATTAAAGGGCTTTCTCCTCGAATACGCCACCGCGCTCATCCATGAGACCTGGCTTGCCTGGAAGATTCTGTTTCGCCACGGATTCGATACCATTCATGCCTGCAATCCGCCCGACCTCATCTTCTTGGTGGCATTGCCGTTCAAGCTAATTGGCAAGCGGTTCATCTTCGACCATCACGACATCAATCCCGAATTATTTGAAGCGAAATTCAAGAAGCGTGGACTTTTGTGGCGCTGCCTGTGTCTCATGGAATGGCTGACGTTCAAGACGGCCGACGTGGTAATTTCAACCAACGAGAGCTATAAGGCTATTGCGCGAAGGCGTGGTGGGCGCAATGCGGAGGACGTGTTCGTCGTTCGCTCCGGGCCGGATCTCTCACGCGTTCAGCCTGTTGCGCCCGACCAATCATTGGTCGAAGGACATCGCTTCCTTGTCGGTTATGTCGGGGTCATGGGAGAGCAGGAGGGCATCGACCTTCTGCTCAGCGCCGTTCATCATCTTGTCGAGGTAAAAGGACGCTTCGATATCAAGTTCATTCTCGTCGGCGGCGGTCCTAGCCTTGAGAGCCTGAAAGAATTGAGTCGCCAGATGGGTCTCGAAGAGCACGTAACGTTTACTGGGCGAGCTCCCGACGAGCTTCTATTCCGGGTGTTGTCAAGCGCCGATGTGTGCGTCAATCCTGACCGAGTCAATCCCATGAACGACAAATCAACCATGAACAAAATCCTCGAATACATGGCCTTCGGCAAACCGATCGTTCAATTCGACGTCACGGAGGGTCGCAGGTCGGCCCAAGATGCATCATTATACGCGCGCGCAAACGATCCCATCGATTTTGCCGACAAGATAGAGGAGCTCCTCACCGATCCGGAGCGCCGAGCCACAATGGGAGCCATCGGCCGTCGCAGGGTCGAACAGGAACTAGCATGGAATTTCGAGGTGCCGAAGCTGATCGCCGCATACCGTCGTGCTGCAGAACGTAATGGTTCGAAAGGCGATTTCTCAGCGCGCTCGTGA
- a CDS encoding nucleotide sugar dehydrogenase codes for MKVAIFGLGYVGLTAACCLSKEGHSVLGFDVSATKVQNINMGICPIIEPGLDDLLRNGISAGLISAYTEIGARLADREAAIVCVGTPSGVDGAHDMRFIAEVSRQIAAHVDHNRATPLAVVYRSTVRPGTMEELVAPIFQAALGPHFNNAVELVYNPEFLRESSAIADYFAPPKIVIGTSNGQSSNAMEALYARIKAPRFVTHFAEAEITKLVDNTWHAVKVSFANEIGRLCLQLGVNPETAHKIFISDTKLNLSAYYLRPGGAFGGSCLPKDVRALQSISADCGANTPLIDSLMRSNEAHKFRLLQLATDGLPPGASILLAGVAFKTGTDDLRESPNVDLARALLRGGYRLAIFDPTVDAHKLVGANLGYAWSHLPQLASLLVSRDEAETRHFDRVIAANGTASQLRLPANQDLVDLTNLAKTGSEHHVEHAA; via the coding sequence ATGAAAGTTGCTATTTTTGGTCTTGGTTACGTCGGGCTGACTGCTGCTTGTTGCTTATCAAAGGAGGGGCACAGCGTTTTGGGATTCGACGTAAGCGCCACGAAAGTACAAAATATCAATATGGGCATTTGCCCAATCATCGAACCTGGCCTTGATGATTTGCTTCGCAACGGAATAAGCGCCGGGCTGATATCTGCGTACACAGAGATCGGGGCGCGACTTGCTGACCGCGAAGCAGCAATTGTCTGCGTGGGAACACCTAGTGGTGTGGATGGGGCGCATGATATGCGTTTCATCGCGGAAGTATCCCGTCAAATCGCCGCTCATGTCGACCACAACCGTGCAACGCCTCTAGCCGTCGTCTATCGATCCACGGTTAGGCCTGGTACAATGGAAGAGTTGGTCGCGCCGATTTTTCAGGCTGCGCTTGGCCCTCACTTTAATAATGCAGTAGAGCTCGTCTACAATCCCGAATTCTTGCGCGAGTCATCTGCCATTGCAGACTATTTTGCGCCGCCCAAGATCGTGATCGGCACGTCCAATGGACAGTCTAGCAACGCTATGGAAGCGCTTTACGCGCGCATCAAGGCGCCGCGATTCGTCACGCACTTTGCAGAGGCGGAAATCACAAAATTAGTCGACAATACTTGGCACGCTGTAAAGGTCAGCTTTGCGAATGAGATTGGCCGCCTGTGCCTGCAGCTTGGTGTCAATCCCGAAACGGCTCATAAGATCTTCATCTCCGACACCAAACTAAATCTCTCCGCATATTACTTGCGGCCTGGTGGCGCCTTCGGTGGCTCCTGCTTGCCGAAAGATGTACGGGCATTGCAAAGCATCTCAGCCGACTGCGGTGCTAACACTCCCCTGATCGATTCGTTGATGCGCTCTAACGAGGCACACAAGTTCCGCCTCTTGCAGCTTGCAACCGACGGTCTTCCGCCAGGCGCTTCGATCCTACTTGCAGGCGTCGCTTTCAAAACCGGGACTGACGATCTCCGCGAGAGTCCGAACGTCGATCTGGCTCGCGCGTTGCTGCGTGGTGGCTACCGTCTTGCCATCTTTGACCCAACAGTGGACGCGCACAAGCTTGTCGGCGCTAACCTCGGCTACGCTTGGTCACATCTTCCACAACTCGCGTCGCTTCTCGTTAGCCGAGATGAAGCCGAAACGCGGCACTTCGACCGGGTCATCGCCGCAAACGGAACAGCGTCCCAGCTTCGGCTGCCGGCGAATCAGGATCTTGTGGACCTGACCAATCTCGCAAAGACAGGATCTGAACATCATGTCGAACACGCTGCTTGA
- a CDS encoding undecaprenyl-phosphate glucose phosphotransferase encodes MTIISTRPVPIADSTAKSGVIESKLPTKGFAASLMRPVVVERAILVVDAVLVVVSGIGCAVGYHVATAGTLGKTDVYAAASALVAINFVLLTTVQHGYRLKNITNLPRTFRMALTTWTGLFGALLAIAFTMKVSEEFSRGTTISFYLVGLAVLLAWKIVAARWTARALRTGAFANGRAIMIAEFGLATASNTVDDLGQHGYRLMQVMEIRPKDLASPLLLSQLAPRFEELIAYARENRVEHVFLLMNWSRQHAIDSILDALKILPIPVHLVPDPNAARFLRYPLVSTGNTFTAELRRAPLSWKERALKRTLDLVGASVALFVFAPVMLVTAILIKLSSKGPVFFRQTRHGFGGRAFKIFKFRTMRVLEDGPTIRQAQKNDPRVTPIGKWLRKTSIDELPQLFNVLKGDMSLVGPRPHAAAHNDEYEQIIGNYAFRHHVKPGITGWAQVNGYRGETRALELMKKRVEYDLWYINNWSIALDFRILLRTTLVGFRQHSAY; translated from the coding sequence ATGACGATTATTTCCACACGGCCGGTGCCTATCGCTGATTCTACGGCGAAAAGTGGTGTGATCGAGTCGAAGCTGCCGACTAAAGGTTTTGCAGCAAGTTTGATGCGCCCTGTGGTTGTCGAGCGGGCCATTTTGGTGGTCGATGCGGTGCTCGTCGTGGTCAGTGGCATCGGCTGCGCGGTCGGGTATCACGTCGCCACCGCGGGCACGCTCGGCAAGACCGATGTGTATGCGGCGGCGAGCGCGCTGGTGGCGATCAATTTCGTGCTGCTGACAACGGTGCAGCACGGCTACCGGCTGAAGAACATCACGAACCTGCCCCGCACGTTCCGGATGGCGCTGACGACGTGGACCGGCCTGTTCGGTGCGCTGCTGGCGATCGCGTTCACCATGAAGGTCAGCGAGGAGTTCTCCCGCGGCACCACGATCTCGTTCTATCTGGTCGGCCTCGCCGTCCTGCTCGCCTGGAAGATCGTAGCGGCGCGGTGGACGGCGCGTGCCTTACGCACCGGCGCCTTCGCCAATGGCCGGGCGATCATGATCGCCGAGTTCGGCCTTGCCACCGCGTCCAATACGGTGGACGACCTCGGCCAGCACGGCTACCGCCTGATGCAGGTGATGGAGATCCGGCCCAAGGACCTCGCTTCGCCGCTGCTGCTGTCGCAGCTGGCGCCGCGCTTCGAGGAGCTGATCGCTTACGCGCGCGAGAACCGGGTCGAGCACGTCTTCCTGCTGATGAACTGGAGCCGGCAGCACGCGATCGACAGCATTCTGGATGCGCTGAAGATCCTGCCCATCCCCGTGCATCTGGTGCCGGACCCCAACGCAGCGCGGTTCCTGCGCTATCCCCTGGTCTCCACCGGCAACACTTTCACCGCCGAGTTGCGCCGAGCGCCGCTGTCCTGGAAGGAGCGCGCGCTCAAGCGGACGCTCGACCTTGTCGGCGCCAGCGTTGCACTGTTCGTGTTCGCGCCGGTGATGCTGGTGACCGCGATCCTGATCAAGCTCAGCTCGAAGGGCCCGGTTTTCTTCCGGCAGACCCGACACGGCTTCGGCGGGCGCGCGTTCAAAATCTTCAAGTTCCGTACCATGCGCGTGCTGGAGGACGGCCCGACGATCCGACAGGCGCAGAAGAACGACCCGCGCGTCACGCCGATCGGCAAATGGCTGCGCAAGACCTCGATCGACGAGCTGCCGCAGCTCTTCAACGTGCTCAAGGGAGACATGTCACTGGTCGGCCCCCGCCCGCACGCGGCCGCCCACAACGACGAGTATGAGCAGATCATCGGCAACTACGCCTTCCGCCATCACGTCAAACCTGGAATCACAGGATGGGCCCAAGTTAATGGTTATCGAGGAGAAACCCGTGCGCTCGAACTAATGAAGAAGCGAGTGGAGTATGATCTTTGGTATATCAACAACTGGAGTATCGCCTTAGACTTCAGAATTCTCTTAAGAACAACTCTCGTAGGCTTTCGACAGCACAGCGCCTACTAA